The Bradysia coprophila strain Holo2 unplaced genomic scaffold, BU_Bcop_v1 contig_18, whole genome shotgun sequence genome segment CATGAACGTACGGCAGCCTGCAGGGCGTAAAGAAAAGCTCGCCGCAGGCGCGGGGGTTTGGGGGCGGAGCCCCCGCACAAAGAAAATACATCATCCTACAGTAAAGAAAGTGTATGAAACAAGATGTAGTCCAATGACAAAAGATTTAATTAAGCAAATATACTTTTGAAAGACTACAGACACAAATTACACGTTCTCTTCTCTAACTGTATTACCTCTTCTTTTTGGTGCCGTTGTTCTGTTAATTATTAACTTCTAGGAATGAAAGTGCTGCTCAATGCAATTtatgtttataataaaaaaatctctcaaaatcaaaaaacacagcCAATTGAGAACTCTCATTGTGATAAAGCTTCTTTGTTTTGTCACACTTGATAACTTATGTGCTGAGATCGCGTAAAgctaattcaaaaaattgctaGAAGCttaacaagattttgtgtacgAATAGTGTTTTCTGTGTACGTTGTTACGGTTTCCGTGTACAAAATCAGTTatgtttgtgtacaaaatatttttatttgtgtacaaaacagaccttttgtgtacaaaataatcaattttgtgtacaaaatctttaattttgtgtacaaaatattttttgtgtgtgtacaaaagggacgttttgtgtacagaacgtactttttgtgtacaaaatgaaatgaacctTCATGGTCTTCGTTGACTTCTATTCAAAATAATCCCATCAAAATGACTGTTTTTATTGGGTTAAAATCTGATGATACAAAACATgcaaaatattgtaaattaaCTTCAGCTAGACTAGGCTTTTTTCAACGTTTATGGAAGTGATTCGATTAATTGACAAATCCAAATTGCCCAAAATTAGAGATTGGTCTGCCATACTTTTCGTCAAATTGTGCAAATCGACTTGATGATCTGGCTTGCCTATATAAAAACTTCCGAATAATTCCATATAATTGGGGTCTTCAAGTCGTTCCATTTCcttcttttcaaaatcatCTGGCTCCGTGCTTATTGCAGTATAAATAACAGTTTTCGTCTGTAAGTCAACAAACTGCGGGAATGCATTCAAGTCAATAGTTTCCAGTCCATCTTGTTTGCGTAAGATTAATTGGACCAAATTGGGTAAACCCGAAAATGCGTTGACACTTATGGTCGATATTGAGTTGCCCCTCAaactcaaatatttcaaattacgAAGTCCTCTGAAAGTGTATTCGTCCAGAGCAGTAAGTTTGTTGTTtctcaaatctaattttttcaaatttttcaagttCGTAAATGCACCATTTTCAATGCGATCAATGGAATTATCCCACAAATTTAACACTCTCAAATCAGTTAATTCGATGAAGGCGTTTGCGGGTAGCCGCTCAATTTGATTGAGACTCATTTCCAGGCGAATTAAATTGGGCATTTGTGAGAATGAAGTTGATGCAATGTCGCGGATACCATTGTCCTGTAGCACCAAATATCTTAGACTCTTCGGAATATACATCTTTGTAGGTATAAACGAAATTTGCTTCATATTTATGTTTAACGACGTCAATTTTTCCAATCCGGTAAAGTCAATGGCactgaaatttgacaaatgaCCCAAATGAAGAATCAAAGTTTCCAATTGATTCAAATCGCGAAACAGACCAGGAGGCAATGATGACAATGTTGGATTCGTATACTCTGCGATAAGCAATTTCTTTAAGTGGTGGACGCCTTGAAACGATGATGCACTCATCTTTGTTAAATTGTAACCGTAACAATGAACTGATCGCAAATTTGCTAGACCAGAAATGGCCGATGCTAGCCATGTCAGATCTTCAGGATCTGTATACATGAGTTCGATGTTTGTCAACTGATTCATTTCACTGAGTGTCTCCTTTTGCATCGAATGCATATCTTCAATATAGTGCAGTTTGAGCAATGTGcagtttttaaacaaattgaacTCGTTAAAAATGCATCGCCTAATACTGAGGGTCGTGATGTTCTCCCTGAGTACTTCCTCATCTCCACAGATAACACTTTCATCCTTGATGGTGTGAATCTGTTCACTGTCACATTCGTCACTATCGCAGTTCAGGTACAATTCTCCCGGGTTACAGAAATTACagaattcaaatgaattcatggaaaacgaaaatttccatGACAAAgccaacaaaatcaaaagtttCATGTTGGACTGGTAGTTCTCAGACACtaactgaaaaaaataatttaatttgccAAATCTTACATTCAGCTCATCTGCTCAATTATATTGACCTTAGGTTATTGTATGAATatcatcaacgcacttcaagcatgaatgGTACTCCAAATAGGGTAcggaaacttgacagtgtgcaacagtgtaaaaaaaacatttcatgcaAAATAGTATGGCAGGTGTCGACTGTGATCACTGTTGcctgaagtgcgttgatataCATGACGACGTTGAATTCTTGAATTCTCTtctgaataatttttcttctaaaattgCACACTATGAATGATCTGGAGCTCAATTGTGTGCcaattgaatgaattaaaGCGCttcaatatatcaaaaaagacgaacatcaatcaattttgataatttttcagtcatttgGTTATTTTGAAAAAGCCTTTGTGATATCTACCGGTCGTTtgggattttgagaaaactattattttttgattcaGGTGACTGGAGTGTGACTGGATATGTGAGTTTAGAATTAGTACATTACTTCAAGGTTCTGAaggaacaggttaagacacttctgacttgatcacgaaggcgatgaaacacaaattttaacaatttagacgggttttgttaaacacactcattagtcattacagattgtgtaaaatgtcaacttgataatttttttcctcaagttttcttttcatacaATCTATAATGCGTGTGTTTAACAAAACTTGtctaaattgtaaaaatttgtgtttcacccgccttcgtgagtgtcttaacctgttctttcagaaccttgcattACTTatcaatggggcaaatgatggaaatggtacttcttgtgtgaaatttgccgATCGAGGCGTAGCTAACTTATTTTGTAAATCGTTCCAGGTTAGCGATATCGccaaaatttcgataaatttttttagctaAAACAATTCGATACTCACTTTCGAACATAATAATACAACATTTGGTTCGTGGCCTCGTGTACCCTATATTGATATACTGAGCGGAAAAATGCAATGACATGAAACGATGAAATTGACGGTCGAATGACTTCTGCATGCGTACGTACTGAGATTAGTGTTCCTTTCGATTAATGGAGCGTTAACAGTAGCAAAATTGGGTTAGGGAAATTATTGTGTAAGGGGAAaggctaaaaaaaaacaacacaaagggacccattcattttttttcattcacaaGTTGTGTACGTTACAAAGAGTACACACAGTACAGCGTCTGACTTAAGGCGACGATAACAAATCtgatattttctttgttctttAAAATTGCAGCTGAAAATGAACGCAGCACCAACAGAAAAGCTTCTATTTTTCTCGTATTATTCTATCGAatgattcaattgtttttcgttaaatttttggtcGCCCTTAAAAGGGCGTTTTTTCGGATATACTCGAGATGTTTCCAGTATACAGGGCACTTAAGCCTTCTTTTCGGTCTTTTTCGGCAACAAAACTGCCTGAATGTTGGGCAGAACACCACCTTGGGCAATGGTTACACCCGACAACAACTTGTTCAATTCTTCGTCGTTGCGGATGGCCAACTGTAAGTGACGTGGAATGATTCTGGTCTTCTTGTTGTCACGGGCTGCGTTACCAGCCAATTCCAATACTTCAGCAGCCAAATATTCCAtcacagctgccaaataaacTGGGGCACCAGCACCGACACGTTCGGCATAGTTGCCTTTACGCAACAATCGGTGAATACGACCGACTGGAAACTGTAATCCGGCACGGTTCGAACGAGACTTTGCCTTTCCCTTAACTTTTCCACCTTTACCACGgccagacatttttcaaattggttttttaatttacttgttTACAGCACGAAATTGAACGACTGAATGATACTGAATGCACGCGTCTACTGTCTTTATATGCACGTTCGTTCAACCATATGGATGAATGGGCGGAGCCATCTCGTTGAACAAAAGTGAATATAAAAGTGCGGTACGAATGTGACGGTATTGATATAGTTTCATTGAGTGTATCGTTCAGTAAACATGCCACCAAAGACAAGCGGAAAAGCTGCCAAGAAGGCCGGTAAGGCGCAAAAGAACATTTCGAAAGGcgacaagaagaagaaacgcaAGCGTAAGGAATCTTATGCCATCTACATCTACAAAGTGTTGAAGCAAGTGCATCCAGACACTGGTATTTCGAGCAAAGCCATGAGTATCATGAACAGTTTCGTTAATGATATTTTCGAACGCATTGCTGCCGAAGCATCCCGTTTGGCTCACTACAACAAACGATCGACCATCACCAGTCGGGAAATTCAAACCGCTGTTCGTCTGTTGTTGCCTGGTGAATTGGCCAAGCACGCTGTCAGTGAAGGCACAAAAGCCGTCACCAAATACACCAGCTCCAagtaaattggttttaaaaaaaatggtttcacaTTGAAATCTCCGACATCAAAACAAACGGCTCTTTTCAGAGCCACCATTTcatttacgaaaaacatttgaaatcaattcgaaaataatacaaaaaaaaaaccgactcCGAAACTTTGGGTGTGGCTCTACTCCGTCTAACTGTAATTGGGCTTTGGCCatgatttttaatattgttCTACATAATTGAGAGTGGTCGCTGAGTTTTAGGCTTGATTAGATTTAGACAGTCTCTTTATGAAATCTGCTAGCAATCATTAAGTAgaagacaaacaaacaaaatgcaatgTCGCCCATCCACAATCCGttaatagaaataaatttgagcTGTGTGTGGTCCGTCCACTTTCAGTCGCTATTTCTGTACAGATGTTGACATATATGGGGCAGTCAAGAAAACCGACTTTTTCCACTTTTAACGGAAGATCCTAAAGGCGAACGTTGACTGTCTTTTCtggaacataaaattttttgtccatCACCAACCGAGTTAAAATAACGGTCTGTTGTTTGCGTCAATCAGTCAATGGGTTAGTAAACAATGATGTCTGCAGAAGAAATTCGAACGCGTTGTAACTCGCATTCAATGTGTTAGTGGCGTGGATTTCATGCCATACCATTACTGTTTGTGGTCATTTCACTGATTATTCCagtcaggaaaaaaaaaacatttcccagACTCACAGGTCTAGATGATGAAAAGGTTAGCTCTAataaacatcgaacaaaaccTCACGTAAATGTTGGCTCGTGAATGTCTGGTGTGCTTGTGCTTTTGTATGTCGGAATCAATAGTTGTTCCATGGATCGAAAGTGGTAAAAAACTGACGAAGAACGAGGACTAGCTAAAGGTCCAACTGCCACAGAGGGCCCAAATTAAAAGAAtcgaaataaatcgaaattggaAAGAGTGTGCGGACAGCGCCATAGAATGTAGAGGTTGCAGTGCCCCTTAAAaccatcaaatttttccacacaCAGCCAAATGCATACGGATTTTGTTACTGCTTTCGATGCATGTAACTCCATTGCTGCCTAAAATCATTGTGGGCAATCGCTGGACCCCGATTGATCATTAATTTgacttcattaaaaaattaactttcgaAGTTCCGATTGCACGTCTGTCACGACGCACTCGTTTTCCATGCGACATTGAATAACCTTGGACGATTGAATGACCTCACGATTAAGATTAGAGTGTCGACATTACGAATCCATCACAACATCCCGGACGGCTCTCGGGTTTCcccaaaataattaacaatttgGACAATCGTGTACGGTTGGACTACTTTGTGCAAAGTTTTGTATCGTGCTATACAGGCATGATGTTGTTTCCGTGAGGGACTAATGTTTTGTCAGTACCACATTTGCACCgcatttttcgaataaaaatacgCAAATCGTGTGTACCGCAAACATTCAACGCTTTCAAACCgaaatctaaaaacaaaacatttacaatGGCCGACACTGCTGTGACCGAAGCTGCTCCCCCAGCTACCTCATCTCCAGCTGCAAAGAAAAGCAAGACTGCTTCTGCTGCATCGAAGAAACCACGAGTGAAGCCAACCCATCCGCCAACAGCCGATATGGTTAATGCTGCTATCAAAAGCCTGAAAGAACGTGGTGGTTCATCGTTGCAGGCAATCAAGAAGTACATCACAGCCAATTACAAGATCGATGCCGAGAAACTATCGCCTTTCATCAAGAAATACCTGAAGAGTGCCGTTACCGGTGGCAAATTGATCCAAACCAAAGGCAAGGGTGCTTCTGGTTCATTCAAACTTTCTGCTACTGTTGCAAAATCAAAGTCCGAATCGGCACCGAAGAAAGCTGCTGCCAAGCCCAAGAAAGCTAAGGCAGCGACCGGTGAAAAGAAACCGAAAGCGAAGAAAGCTGCATCTCCAGCTAAGAAGAAGCCTGCAGCCAAAAGTgctgaaaagaagaagaaagccGCAGCACCAGCTAAAGCAGCAAAGAAGGCTGGTTCCGTGAAGGCACCAAAAGCCCCAAAGGAAAAGTCAACGAAACCGAAAGCTGCCGCTAAAAAGccaaaaacaccaaaacccaaGAAGGCAGCTCCAGCCAAGAAAGCAGCACCAAAGAAGGCAGCTGCAccaaaaaagaagtaaattccTTAAAACACGGGAATTTTCGCCAATTATAAATTGCAATGA includes the following:
- the LOC119075103 gene encoding histone H2A, with amino-acid sequence MSGRGKGGKVKGKAKSRSNRAGLQFPVGRIHRLLRKGNYAERVGAGAPVYLAAVMEYLAAEVLELAGNAARDNKKTRIIPRHLQLAIRNDEELNKLLSGVTIAQGGVLPNIQAVLLPKKTEKKA
- the LOC119075104 gene encoding histone H2B-like, giving the protein MPPKTSGKAAKKAGKAQKNISKGDKKKKRKRKESYAIYIYKVLKQVHPDTGISSKAMSIMNSFVNDIFERIAAEASRLAHYNKRSTITSREIQTAVRLLLPGELAKHAVSEGTKAVTKYTSSK
- the LOC119075102 gene encoding histone H1-like; amino-acid sequence: MADTAVTEAAPPATSSPAAKKSKTASAASKKPRVKPTHPPTADMVNAAIKSLKERGGSSLQAIKKYITANYKIDAEKLSPFIKKYLKSAVTGGKLIQTKGKGASGSFKLSATVAKSKSESAPKKAAAKPKKAKAATGEKKPKAKKAASPAKKKPAAKSAEKKKKAAAPAKAAKKAGSVKAPKAPKEKSTKPKAAAKKPKTPKPKKAAPAKKAAPKKAAAPKKK